A genome region from Nocardia sp. NBC_01730 includes the following:
- a CDS encoding glycosyltransferase family 2 protein → MGAKQDIVIGAATGYEWADIEAWATSLVASEFAGLGVVIVYDRDHRGDLVADNLESLGLHAVRMPLRGSVYNQRFEDIGYVLRKFVHSLRFAVVTDVRDVYFQADPTKWLGTHLERPFLAVSEAVRYVDEEWNRDNLQRSFPAQAERLRSKVIRNVGVLAGQADMVADLCLAISFTAESAGVPVADQSAYNLLLDMEPYRSAVQLVASEDGFACQAATLGDPGKVRALRPFLLEPEPVLAAEGVQTAGGKLYPIVHQYDRVPEWDRALRSRLRSAPVVDAREAVRNTRDNPPPQRERSASSRAGVSRVPGDADGATILNVAHSFGVPRGRSSMQLYSPVSEHSSLGDGSPAPRVSVVCPTYQRPAFLRKVVRHYCAQTFGGGTEMIIVDDSPEPVDFLDEELCREHRIRYYRMPNKRMTLGDKLNLMTQLARGEIIVEFDDDDYYAPKYIERMVEFLGDAALVTLSRWFVYDPANKVFCYWSTDILSPTHFMLSPWEPLQPISTRGWHPDSVHGNLWGYGFSFVWRKSTYPEVEIRGNPPDGLVCDYDFALRLQKAGFKTVCVPDTEGLVLHTLHPGSSVRMFPQYVLPEFLIEKFFPLYVEEEV, encoded by the coding sequence TTGGGCGCGAAACAGGACATCGTCATCGGTGCGGCGACCGGGTACGAGTGGGCCGATATCGAGGCGTGGGCTACGAGCCTCGTCGCGAGCGAGTTCGCCGGGCTGGGTGTCGTCATCGTGTACGACCGGGATCACCGCGGCGATCTCGTGGCCGATAACCTGGAATCGCTCGGGCTGCATGCGGTGCGAATGCCGCTTCGCGGCAGCGTATACAATCAGCGATTCGAAGATATCGGCTATGTACTGCGGAAATTCGTGCATTCGCTCCGATTCGCCGTTGTCACCGATGTGCGGGATGTGTACTTTCAAGCAGATCCGACCAAGTGGTTGGGAACCCACCTCGAGCGTCCCTTTCTCGCCGTCAGCGAGGCGGTGCGATACGTCGACGAGGAGTGGAACCGGGACAACCTGCAACGAAGTTTCCCGGCACAAGCCGAGCGCTTGCGGTCGAAAGTGATCCGCAATGTCGGTGTCCTTGCCGGGCAGGCCGATATGGTGGCGGACCTGTGTCTCGCGATCTCCTTCACCGCCGAGTCGGCGGGGGTGCCGGTCGCGGATCAAAGCGCATACAATCTGCTGCTCGATATGGAACCGTATCGCTCGGCGGTGCAATTGGTGGCATCGGAGGACGGGTTCGCCTGTCAAGCCGCCACATTGGGGGACCCGGGCAAGGTCAGGGCCTTGCGCCCGTTCCTCTTGGAGCCCGAGCCGGTCCTCGCTGCGGAGGGCGTGCAGACAGCCGGAGGCAAGCTGTATCCGATTGTGCATCAATACGATCGGGTGCCGGAGTGGGATCGCGCGCTGCGGAGCCGACTACGGTCGGCGCCTGTGGTGGACGCGCGAGAAGCAGTCCGGAATACCCGCGACAATCCACCCCCACAGCGTGAACGTTCCGCTTCTTCCCGAGCCGGCGTGAGTCGTGTTCCCGGTGATGCCGACGGCGCAACGATCCTGAACGTGGCACATAGCTTCGGTGTGCCTCGGGGAAGGTCGTCGATGCAGCTGTATTCGCCGGTATCCGAACACTCTTCGCTCGGCGATGGCTCACCCGCTCCGCGAGTGAGCGTGGTCTGCCCGACGTATCAGCGACCAGCCTTCCTCCGCAAGGTCGTCCGCCACTACTGTGCGCAGACCTTCGGCGGCGGAACGGAAATGATCATCGTGGATGATAGTCCGGAGCCGGTCGATTTCCTCGACGAGGAATTATGCCGCGAGCATCGAATCCGATACTATCGTATGCCGAACAAGCGTATGACACTCGGCGACAAGCTTAATCTTATGACTCAGTTGGCTCGCGGCGAGATCATTGTGGAGTTCGATGACGACGACTATTATGCTCCGAAATATATCGAGCGAATGGTCGAATTTCTCGGTGACGCCGCTCTCGTTACCCTGAGCAGGTGGTTCGTCTACGATCCCGCGAACAAGGTGTTCTGCTACTGGTCGACGGATATTCTGTCGCCGACTCACTTCATGCTTTCGCCATGGGAGCCGCTCCAGCCGATTTCGACGAGGGGCTGGCACCCGGACTCGGTCCACGGAAACCTCTGGGGATACGGCTTCTCCTTCGTGTGGCGCAAGTCGACCTATCCGGAGGTGGAAATTCGCGGCAATCCTCCGGATGGCTTGGTCTGCGATTACGATTTCGCTCTCAGGCTGCAGAAGGCCGGTTTCAAAACAGTCTGCGTACCCGATACTGAAGGGCTGGTACTGCACACGCTCCACCCCGGAAGCAGTGTGCGAATGTTTCCGCAGTATGTGCTGCCTGAGTTCTTGATCGAAAAGTTTTTCCCTTTGTATGTGGAGGAAGAAGTGTGA
- a CDS encoding WGR domain-containing protein, with protein MTTGGTTYLELSEDSGSAHKFYEIVVAGTQVSVRFGRIGEQGQTKVSSFATEEKAQAAAAKKVGEKVRKGYIPAVIGARAKRPVTRRAISSGRSTAKSAPVLWSFDSGAAAFGIFVDERRCWVGNENGDVFTLTPAGVVNGRYRLPDAVKCIVADDFWIYAGCDDGRVYDLSGKVPRAAYDIATDVDIYWLDIHDGILGVSDRQGGITVIDYEEESLWSRRSTGDSGWMVRVDPTGVYHGHSAGVTKYDLDNGNALWQADTGGAVLFGWQEADAVYAGTARSQVRMVTKSGRAEHTYQCDAAVFSCATSPDGRYIFAGDNYSSVYCFDAAGNRLWKLATGCGSAYSMQYHDDKLYLVTTTGALACLDVSEAAIRDAEQGVLPATISVKAPEISAVVPSSTVEVTSDAGSGVIVECVNDGRALRVHVVSSGYKHKWNVQFPKDIRRPGTRYVVDGVSESARGGFYRVRGDIRQLS; from the coding sequence CCGTTTCGGCCGTATCGGGGAGCAGGGGCAGACCAAAGTCAGTTCCTTCGCCACCGAGGAGAAGGCGCAGGCGGCCGCCGCCAAGAAGGTCGGCGAGAAGGTCCGCAAGGGCTATATCCCGGCGGTGATCGGTGCGCGAGCAAAGCGTCCCGTAACGCGGCGGGCGATCAGCAGCGGGCGCTCCACCGCAAAGTCCGCGCCCGTGCTGTGGAGCTTCGACTCCGGCGCCGCCGCCTTCGGCATCTTCGTCGACGAGCGCCGCTGCTGGGTGGGTAACGAGAACGGTGACGTGTTCACCCTCACCCCGGCCGGTGTGGTCAACGGCCGCTACCGGCTGCCAGACGCGGTCAAATGCATTGTGGCCGATGACTTCTGGATTTATGCCGGCTGCGATGACGGCCGCGTCTACGACCTGTCCGGCAAGGTGCCGCGGGCCGCGTACGACATCGCCACCGATGTCGACATCTACTGGCTCGACATCCACGACGGCATCCTCGGTGTCTCCGACCGCCAAGGAGGCATCACCGTGATCGATTACGAAGAAGAGTCACTGTGGAGCAGGCGCAGCACCGGCGACTCGGGATGGATGGTGCGCGTCGACCCGACCGGCGTCTACCACGGGCATTCCGCTGGCGTCACCAAATATGACCTGGACAACGGAAACGCTCTATGGCAAGCCGACACCGGCGGGGCCGTACTGTTCGGCTGGCAGGAAGCCGACGCCGTCTACGCGGGCACCGCCCGCAGCCAGGTCCGCATGGTGACCAAGAGCGGCCGGGCCGAGCACACCTACCAGTGCGATGCCGCGGTCTTCTCCTGCGCCACCTCACCCGACGGCCGCTACATCTTCGCCGGCGACAATTACTCCTCGGTGTACTGCTTCGATGCGGCCGGAAACCGCCTGTGGAAACTGGCCACCGGCTGCGGCTCGGCCTATTCCATGCAGTACCACGACGACAAGCTGTACCTTGTCACCACCACCGGCGCCCTGGCCTGCCTCGATGTCAGCGAAGCCGCCATCCGCGACGCCGAGCAGGGCGTGCTGCCCGCGACGATATCGGTGAAAGCCCCCGAGATCTCGGCTGTGGTGCCCAGTAGCACCGTCGAAGTGACGTCCGACGCCGGGTCCGGCGTCATCGTGGAATGCGTGAACGACGGCCGGGCCCTGCGCGTGCACGTCGTTTCCTCCGGTTACAAGCACAAATGGAATGTCCAGTTTCCCAAGGATATTCGCCGCCCCGGCACTCGCTACGTGGTCGACGGCGTGTCCGAGTCCGCGCGCGGCGGTTTCTATCGGGTCCGCGGGGACATCCGCCAGTTGAGCTGA
- a CDS encoding serine hydrolase domain-containing protein, with protein MRPRMDAGLVPGALVAVIDPERGTLTRAYGTADLASGRPMDVADHVRIGSVTKTFTATAVLRAADEGKLSLDDVLERYVPGVPNGNTITLRDLLGMRGGVWNLDGDPAFAEQVISKAPTAEWHEGDRLRAIIAHPEKATPPRTETTYSNSEFYLLGLVLERVFGKPVHEVVNDVVAAHGLDNTTYPTDASLPVPESRGYSYFDEAPTDVTRRNTPAIFGAAGTMVSTISDLAEYAGLLGRGDLLKPETFQSRTQFTGDLHYGLGLAQFGQWIGHNGAVLGYNTQMGYLPEKNVRLAVAVNQYTTPPDLLGAVAATIWFAVIRQLYPGTVPDGQTNAPPNPPVPTVAELDSQLQRALDPAVPASEKALRVAGDDKDPELLTRLASALARYSVTTRVNRVTELGPGQLLATTTVTGPNGVRPMILPFVVRDSSWRIDTSWACANLADRTSAACV; from the coding sequence GTGCGGCCGCGCATGGATGCGGGCCTGGTTCCCGGTGCGTTGGTCGCCGTGATCGATCCCGAGCGTGGCACACTCACCAGGGCCTACGGCACAGCCGATCTCGCATCTGGACGGCCCATGGACGTAGCCGACCACGTCCGGATCGGCAGTGTCACCAAGACGTTCACCGCGACCGCCGTGCTGCGAGCAGCCGACGAAGGCAAGCTGTCCCTGGACGATGTTTTGGAACGGTACGTCCCGGGTGTCCCCAATGGGAACACCATCACCCTCCGAGATCTGCTCGGGATGCGCGGTGGCGTCTGGAACCTCGACGGCGACCCAGCATTCGCGGAACAGGTGATCTCGAAGGCCCCGACCGCCGAATGGCATGAAGGCGACCGGCTGCGCGCGATCATCGCCCACCCCGAGAAGGCCACGCCACCCCGCACCGAAACGACATACTCCAACTCGGAGTTCTATCTGCTGGGGCTCGTTCTCGAAAGGGTCTTCGGGAAGCCGGTTCACGAAGTGGTCAACGATGTCGTCGCTGCCCATGGGCTGGACAACACGACCTACCCCACCGACGCCTCCCTGCCCGTCCCCGAGAGCCGCGGTTACTCCTACTTCGACGAAGCCCCTACCGACGTCACCAGGCGCAACACCCCGGCGATTTTCGGCGCCGCAGGCACGATGGTGTCGACCATCTCCGACCTCGCCGAATACGCAGGCTTACTCGGCCGCGGCGACCTGTTGAAACCGGAGACGTTCCAATCCCGGACCCAGTTCACCGGCGACCTGCACTACGGACTCGGCCTCGCGCAATTCGGCCAGTGGATCGGCCACAACGGCGCGGTGCTCGGCTATAACACGCAGATGGGCTATCTGCCGGAGAAGAACGTGCGCCTGGCGGTCGCGGTGAACCAGTACACGACCCCGCCCGACCTGCTCGGGGCCGTGGCCGCGACGATCTGGTTCGCCGTCATCAGGCAGCTGTATCCAGGCACTGTGCCCGATGGGCAGACCAACGCGCCACCGAACCCGCCCGTCCCCACGGTCGCCGAACTCGACAGCCAGCTTCAGCGAGCGCTCGACCCGGCCGTTCCGGCGTCGGAGAAGGCGCTGCGGGTCGCGGGCGACGACAAAGACCCGGAGCTGCTCACTCGCCTCGCCTCGGCCTTGGCACGGTACTCGGTGACCACGCGGGTGAATAGGGTGACCGAACTCGGCCCCGGCCAGCTTCTCGCGACGACCACCGTCACCGGACCGAACGGCGTCCGTCCGATGATCCTCCCCTTTGTCGTCCGCGACAGTTCTTGGCGTATCGACACCTCATGGGCCTGCGCCAACCTCGCCGACAGGACCTCAGCGGCCTGCGTCTGA
- a CDS encoding elongation factor G-like protein EF-G2, which produces MVDKANGSAAGGGRGPAADRPEHIRNVVLVGHSGSGKTTLVEAMALTARAVNRAGRVEDGTSLSDYDEIEHRQHRSVQLSVVPVAWAGMKINLLDTPGYADFVGELRAGLRAADAALFVISAAEGAEGIAGATRALWEECAAVGMPRAIVITHLDTARDEFDVMTEACRTVFGGGSSETILPLHLPVYGPKNPDGHRPVTGMVELLPNYIGDYSSGEEVQGEPSPEQLPDLEEARNRLIEGIIAESEDESLMERYLDGEEISLETLVTDLERAVARGSFYPVLFAAPAPEGAKQGLGTVELLDLITGGFPTPAEHEVTAVTATNGASPHQLSCDPDGELAAEVIRTASDPYVGRVSLVRVFSGTLHADDTVHVCGHGLEVRGHESHDVDERIGAISSPFGKQQRTLGQAIAGDIVYVTKLSRAETGDTLSATGTPLLIEPWPMPDPLLPIAIRARSKADEDKLSQSLARLAAEDPAVRLEHNSHTGQLVLWCLGEAHRDVALERLRARFGVQVDVIEHQVALRETFAGKATGRGRHVKQSGGHGQYAVCEIEVEPLPGGSGIEFVDKVVGGVVPRQFIPSVEKGVRAQAGRGVAAGHPLVDVRVTLYDGKAHSVDSSDAAFQTAGALALRDAAAAAGIALLEPLAEIWVIVADEYVGPVLSDLSGRRGRVLGTEPHSTGRTRIHAEVPELELSRYAIDLRSLSHGTGDFSRTYVRHEPMPDQLAAALRGEIARA; this is translated from the coding sequence ATGGTGGACAAGGCGAACGGATCTGCTGCGGGCGGCGGTAGGGGGCCTGCGGCAGACCGGCCGGAGCACATCCGGAATGTAGTGCTCGTCGGCCACAGCGGGTCGGGAAAGACCACGCTGGTGGAGGCGATGGCGCTCACCGCGCGGGCCGTGAACCGGGCCGGGCGGGTAGAGGACGGCACCTCACTGTCGGATTACGACGAGATCGAGCATCGGCAACACCGGTCGGTGCAGTTGTCAGTGGTGCCGGTGGCGTGGGCGGGGATGAAGATCAACCTCCTCGACACGCCCGGCTATGCCGATTTCGTGGGTGAGCTTCGGGCGGGGCTGCGCGCGGCCGACGCGGCGTTGTTCGTTATCTCCGCGGCCGAGGGTGCAGAAGGCATCGCGGGTGCGACCAGAGCGCTGTGGGAAGAGTGCGCAGCGGTCGGCATGCCGCGTGCCATCGTGATCACACACCTGGATACCGCGCGGGACGAGTTCGATGTGATGACCGAGGCCTGCCGGACAGTGTTCGGCGGTGGATCGTCGGAAACCATTCTGCCGCTACATCTTCCGGTGTACGGACCGAAGAACCCGGACGGCCATCGTCCGGTCACCGGAATGGTCGAACTGCTACCGAACTACATCGGCGACTATTCCTCCGGCGAAGAGGTCCAGGGCGAACCCTCCCCCGAACAACTTCCGGATTTGGAGGAAGCACGCAACCGGCTCATCGAGGGCATCATCGCGGAAAGCGAAGACGAATCCCTGATGGAGCGTTACCTCGATGGCGAGGAGATAAGCCTCGAAACGCTGGTCACCGATCTGGAGCGGGCCGTCGCGCGGGGCAGCTTCTATCCGGTCCTGTTCGCCGCTCCCGCTCCGGAAGGCGCCAAACAGGGACTCGGCACGGTGGAACTGCTCGATCTCATCACCGGAGGCTTCCCGACGCCCGCCGAGCACGAGGTCACGGCCGTCACCGCCACCAACGGCGCGAGCCCGCACCAGCTCAGTTGCGACCCGGACGGCGAACTCGCGGCGGAGGTCATCCGCACGGCGTCCGACCCCTATGTCGGCCGGGTATCCCTGGTGCGTGTCTTCTCCGGAACGCTGCACGCCGACGACACAGTACACGTCTGCGGCCACGGCCTCGAAGTCCGCGGCCACGAGAGCCATGACGTGGACGAACGGATCGGCGCGATCTCCTCCCCCTTCGGCAAACAGCAACGTACGCTCGGTCAGGCCATCGCCGGCGACATCGTCTACGTCACCAAGCTCAGCCGCGCCGAAACCGGCGACACCCTGTCGGCCACCGGAACTCCCTTGCTGATCGAGCCGTGGCCGATGCCGGACCCGCTGCTGCCCATAGCTATTCGCGCGCGCAGCAAAGCCGACGAGGACAAGTTGTCGCAGAGCCTGGCCCGCCTGGCGGCCGAAGACCCAGCCGTGCGGCTCGAGCACAACAGCCACACCGGCCAGCTGGTCCTGTGGTGCCTCGGCGAGGCACATCGCGACGTTGCCTTGGAGCGCTTACGGGCTCGGTTCGGTGTGCAGGTCGACGTGATCGAGCATCAGGTAGCGCTGCGAGAGACGTTCGCGGGCAAGGCAACCGGGCGTGGCAGACATGTCAAACAATCCGGAGGTCACGGGCAATACGCCGTATGCGAGATCGAGGTCGAGCCACTGCCCGGTGGTTCCGGGATCGAGTTCGTGGACAAAGTGGTCGGCGGAGTCGTTCCGCGGCAGTTCATTCCGTCGGTGGAGAAGGGTGTCCGCGCCCAGGCCGGGCGAGGTGTGGCGGCGGGACATCCACTGGTCGACGTGCGGGTCACGTTGTACGACGGCAAAGCTCACTCGGTCGATTCCTCCGACGCAGCGTTCCAGACCGCGGGTGCGCTCGCCCTGCGGGACGCAGCCGCCGCGGCGGGGATCGCTCTCCTGGAGCCGCTCGCCGAGATCTGGGTCATCGTCGCCGACGAGTACGTCGGGCCGGTCTTGAGCGACCTGTCCGGTCGGCGGGGCCGCGTTCTCGGCACCGAACCGCACAGCACCGGACGGACTCGAATCCACGCCGAGGTGCCGGAACTCGAACTCAGCCGCTATGCGATCGATCTGCGGTCTCTCTCGCACGGGACCGGCGATTTCTCGCGGACCTATGTGCGGCATGAACCGATGCCCGATCAGCTGGCGGCCGCGTTGCGTGGGGAAATAGCCCGCGCCTGA